From Streptomyces sp. NBC_00775, one genomic window encodes:
- a CDS encoding ABC transporter ATP-binding protein: MNGSIQVRGLSRTFHTTVRRPGFTGALQSLVKPERVAKEAVADVSFDVAPGELLALLGPNGAGKSTTIKMLTGILTPTSGEARVAGVVPYEERERNARNIGAVFGQRTQLWWDLPVRESFAILRDIYGVPESEHRVRLGEFDELLELSVFWDTRVRHLSLGQRVRCDLAASLLHDPPVVFLDEPTIGMDVVVKEQVRGFLKHQVEERGRTVLLTTHDMTEVERLAERVVLINHGRLVLDGTLDEIRRKFGSTWQVRATLADPLAPVGPLPGIAVLRREGARVVFGPDGATAPTVHQALKQVIERYEVTDVAVDEADLEDVMRAAYVQAEAA; the protein is encoded by the coding sequence GTGAACGGCAGCATCCAAGTCCGCGGCCTCTCCCGCACCTTTCACACCACCGTCCGCCGCCCCGGGTTCACCGGTGCCCTCCAGTCCCTCGTCAAGCCCGAGCGCGTCGCGAAGGAGGCCGTCGCCGACGTCAGCTTCGATGTCGCGCCCGGCGAGCTGCTGGCGCTGCTCGGCCCGAACGGCGCGGGCAAGTCCACCACCATCAAGATGCTCACCGGCATCCTCACCCCGACGTCCGGCGAGGCCCGCGTCGCGGGAGTGGTCCCGTACGAGGAGCGCGAGCGCAACGCGCGCAACATCGGCGCGGTGTTCGGGCAGCGCACCCAGCTGTGGTGGGACCTCCCGGTGCGCGAGTCGTTCGCGATCCTCCGCGACATCTACGGAGTGCCGGAGAGCGAACACCGCGTCCGGCTCGGTGAGTTCGACGAGCTGCTCGAACTCTCCGTCTTCTGGGACACCCGCGTACGGCATCTCTCCCTGGGCCAGCGGGTGCGCTGCGATCTCGCGGCGTCGCTGCTGCACGACCCGCCCGTGGTGTTCCTCGACGAGCCCACCATCGGCATGGACGTGGTGGTCAAGGAGCAGGTGCGCGGCTTCCTCAAGCACCAGGTGGAGGAGCGCGGCCGGACGGTACTGCTGACCACGCACGACATGACGGAGGTCGAGCGGCTCGCCGAGCGGGTCGTGCTCATCAACCACGGGCGGCTCGTCCTGGACGGCACGCTCGACGAGATCCGCCGGAAGTTCGGCTCGACCTGGCAGGTGCGGGCCACGCTGGCCGATCCGCTCGCGCCCGTCGGGCCGTTGCCCGGGATCGCCGTGCTGCGGCGTGAGGGAGCGCGGGTCGTGTTCGGGCCCGACGGGGCGACCGCGCCCACCGTCCACCAGGCGTTGAAGCAGGTCATCGAGCGGTACGAGGTGACCGATGTCGCCGTGGACGAGGCCGATCTGGAGGACGTGATGCGGGCGGCCTACGTCCAGGCGGAGGCAGCATGA
- a CDS encoding ABC transporter substrate-binding protein: MSAMSSSNWDRRSVLRAAAGLAALGPLAACGSNNGRGGGSGSGTNLTQYFHAYGEAGTEQAIKRYAKAYDKANVSTQWITGSDFESKLFATLLTKNAPDLFEFHPQIQLVKSGQVADLTDIIEPVKDDFNQADIQSHTVDGKIYGVRMIDDPQFFFYRKSMLEKANVAVPQTLDELIEAAAKLTTSKVKGAFLGNDLHAVINPLIWSAGADTLDAQNQPAFNTDGVAEGLKKLRKLFTSGDLLLDAPADYWDPSALDQGLCAIQFCGMWAMPTMQKALGDDLGIFPFPKVNDAGKPSVYNGGWSMFVNAKGKNVDAAKEYVKWLWIEQKKYQEDWATSYGFHIPPRTSIAASATKLKSGLPAEGVKLFTDYGHFDNIGWTQAMITATENVFADTVRKNGDPKASLDKAEKTVSAELKKLFG; encoded by the coding sequence ATGTCGGCAATGAGCAGCAGCAATTGGGACCGCCGATCCGTACTGCGGGCCGCCGCGGGCCTCGCCGCCCTCGGCCCGCTGGCCGCGTGCGGCAGCAACAACGGCCGTGGCGGGGGCAGCGGTTCGGGCACGAACCTGACCCAGTACTTCCACGCGTACGGCGAGGCCGGCACCGAGCAGGCCATCAAGCGGTACGCGAAGGCCTACGACAAGGCCAACGTGAGCACGCAGTGGATCACCGGATCGGACTTCGAGAGCAAGCTGTTCGCGACGCTGCTCACCAAGAACGCGCCCGACCTGTTCGAGTTCCACCCGCAGATCCAGCTCGTCAAGAGCGGCCAGGTGGCGGATCTGACCGACATCATCGAGCCGGTCAAGGACGACTTCAACCAGGCCGACATCCAGTCCCACACGGTCGACGGCAAGATATACGGCGTCCGGATGATCGACGACCCGCAGTTCTTCTTCTACCGCAAGTCGATGCTGGAGAAGGCGAACGTCGCGGTGCCGCAGACCCTCGACGAGCTGATCGAGGCCGCTGCCAAGCTCACCACCAGCAAGGTCAAGGGCGCCTTCCTCGGCAACGACCTGCACGCGGTGATCAACCCGCTGATCTGGTCGGCCGGCGCCGACACCCTCGACGCCCAGAACCAGCCCGCCTTCAACACGGACGGCGTCGCCGAGGGCCTGAAGAAGCTGCGCAAGCTGTTCACCAGCGGCGACCTCCTCCTGGACGCCCCGGCCGACTACTGGGACCCGTCGGCGCTCGACCAGGGCCTGTGTGCCATCCAGTTCTGCGGCATGTGGGCCATGCCCACGATGCAGAAGGCGCTCGGCGACGACCTCGGCATCTTCCCCTTCCCGAAGGTCAACGACGCCGGCAAGCCCTCGGTCTACAACGGCGGCTGGTCGATGTTCGTCAACGCCAAGGGCAAGAACGTCGACGCGGCCAAGGAGTACGTGAAGTGGCTGTGGATCGAGCAGAAGAAGTACCAGGAGGACTGGGCGACCTCGTACGGCTTCCACATCCCGCCGCGCACCTCGATCGCCGCGTCCGCCACCAAGCTCAAGTCCGGTCTGCCCGCTGAGGGCGTCAAGCTCTTCACCGACTACGGCCACTTCGACAACATCGGCTGGACCCAGGCCATGATCACCGCCACGGAGAACGTCTTCGCCGACACCGTGCGCAAGAACGGTGACCCGAAGGCCTCGCTCGACAAGGCCGAGAAGACCGTCAGCGCCGAGCTCAAGAAGCTCTTCGGATAG
- a CDS encoding carbohydrate ABC transporter permease, which produces MTTTVPGARKSERPTQGPLRAKRGGVMGSTGLYIATGVATLLFLIPFYLLIRNSLSTDPDITGENWKFFPTDIQWKNITEPFHDTTVDFGQSMVNSMIVGVLHTLGTLLVCSLAGYGLARIPYRHANKIFYAVLFTLMVPTAVTFVPSFVLVSSLGWVDSYRGLIIPGLFSGFTCFLFRQYFLGFPKELEEAARVDGLGYWGAYWRVVVPNSLNFFAAIATITFINGWNSFLWPLVIGQDPSAWTVQVALSSYMTNQTVNYHLIFMATAISILPLLFVFLFLQRWLVQGIAQTGIKG; this is translated from the coding sequence GTGACCACGACCGTACCCGGGGCGAGGAAGAGCGAGCGGCCGACGCAGGGGCCGCTGCGCGCGAAGCGCGGCGGCGTGATGGGCTCCACCGGCCTGTACATCGCCACCGGCGTCGCGACCCTCCTCTTCCTGATCCCGTTCTACCTGCTGATCCGCAACTCCCTCTCCACCGATCCCGACATCACCGGCGAGAACTGGAAGTTCTTCCCCACGGACATCCAGTGGAAGAACATCACCGAGCCGTTCCACGACACCACGGTCGACTTCGGCCAGTCGATGGTGAACTCGATGATCGTGGGTGTGCTGCACACCCTCGGCACCCTGCTGGTGTGCTCGCTGGCCGGCTACGGCCTGGCCCGCATCCCCTACCGGCACGCCAACAAGATCTTCTACGCCGTCCTGTTCACCCTGATGGTGCCGACCGCCGTCACCTTCGTCCCGAGCTTCGTGCTGGTCTCCTCGCTCGGCTGGGTCGACAGTTACCGCGGTCTCATCATTCCGGGCCTGTTCAGTGGTTTCACCTGCTTCCTCTTCCGGCAGTACTTCCTGGGGTTCCCCAAGGAGCTGGAGGAGGCGGCGCGCGTGGACGGGCTCGGCTACTGGGGCGCGTACTGGCGCGTCGTCGTGCCCAACTCGCTGAACTTCTTCGCGGCGATCGCCACCATCACGTTCATCAACGGCTGGAACTCCTTCCTGTGGCCGCTGGTCATCGGCCAGGATCCCAGCGCCTGGACCGTGCAGGTCGCGCTCTCGTCGTACATGACCAACCAGACGGTGAACTACCACCTGATCTTCATGGCCACCGCCATTTCCATCCTGCCCCTGTTGTTCGTGTTCCTCTTCCTCCAGCGCTGGCTGGTGCAGGGGATCGCGCAGACCGGCATCAAGGGCTGA
- a CDS encoding ABC transporter permease, translating into MSITLPRGWRTARVTPLGELHTPPRMTAALLRLTVQVVLVASLWRGLYASTGSTAGMSRDQAVTYAVLAVLAIRIRELDQYSGRDTVQQHMHFGTIVYWYLRPLPPQRYYALRALGEQLYGFAWALTGYAICLAAGVVQPPESAAVAGVFALSVLLGQWVLYYIMLVIDQLCFWTLRNDVAIMILIFAQNLLSGVYAPLWFFPDWFITFSRFLPFQATLSVPLSLYVGRIPLSDAGPELAVQAAWVVALALFTRLLWRRAARRVISQGG; encoded by the coding sequence ATGAGCATCACCCTTCCCCGGGGCTGGCGGACCGCGCGGGTCACTCCGCTGGGCGAGTTGCACACCCCGCCCCGGATGACCGCCGCGCTGCTCCGGCTCACCGTGCAGGTGGTGCTGGTGGCGTCGCTGTGGCGCGGCCTGTACGCGTCGACCGGCAGCACGGCCGGGATGAGCCGCGACCAGGCGGTCACCTATGCCGTCCTCGCCGTACTGGCCATCCGGATAAGGGAGTTGGACCAGTACTCGGGACGGGACACCGTCCAGCAGCACATGCACTTCGGCACGATCGTGTACTGGTATCTGCGCCCGCTGCCACCACAGCGCTACTACGCGCTGCGCGCGCTCGGCGAGCAACTGTACGGATTCGCCTGGGCGTTGACCGGTTACGCGATCTGTCTGGCCGCCGGGGTCGTGCAACCCCCCGAGTCGGCCGCCGTGGCGGGGGTGTTCGCGCTGAGCGTGCTGCTCGGCCAGTGGGTCCTGTACTACATCATGCTCGTCATCGACCAGCTGTGCTTCTGGACGCTCCGCAACGACGTCGCGATCATGATCCTGATCTTCGCGCAGAACCTGCTGTCGGGGGTGTACGCGCCGCTGTGGTTCTTCCCCGACTGGTTCATCACGTTCAGCCGCTTCCTGCCGTTCCAGGCGACGCTCAGTGTGCCGCTCTCGCTGTACGTGGGCCGGATCCCGCTGTCCGACGCGGGCCCGGAGCTCGCCGTGCAGGCCGCCTGGGTGGTGGCGCTCGCCCTGTTCACCCGACTGCTGTGGCGGCGCGCCGCCCGGCGCGTGATCTCGCAGGGAGGCTGA
- a CDS encoding ABC transporter permease yields the protein MSLEPWRVVWRITRLNFRAQLEYRSEFLMMIAIGAVWQVSVIVFATVLLTRFTGMGGWASEDVLLIAATRLVAHGLFVLFLGRVHGLGHRIQEGVIDTYLVRPMPVHRQLQLSHFPTNAIGDLTVAAGLMAGAIGRSHLDWNAARISYLVVCVLGGMLLEAALFTVVACASLRFPAADYWGRWLEELLGTFGSYPLNVLPRAVGGFLTYGLPLAFVAYFPVSVLTGHGGDSGVPYWLAAGSPLLGVAAYLGSRLLWRWGLRHYAGVNG from the coding sequence ATGTCCTTGGAACCCTGGCGGGTGGTGTGGCGTATCACGCGCCTCAACTTCCGTGCGCAACTGGAGTACCGCTCCGAGTTCCTGATGATGATCGCGATCGGCGCGGTCTGGCAGGTGTCGGTGATCGTGTTCGCGACGGTGCTGCTCACCCGGTTCACCGGGATGGGCGGCTGGGCGAGCGAGGACGTGCTGCTGATCGCGGCGACGCGGTTGGTGGCGCACGGTCTCTTCGTGCTCTTCCTGGGCCGCGTGCACGGCCTCGGCCACCGCATCCAGGAGGGCGTGATCGACACGTACCTCGTCCGCCCCATGCCGGTCCACCGCCAGCTCCAGCTGTCCCACTTCCCCACCAACGCGATCGGCGACCTGACGGTGGCGGCCGGCCTGATGGCGGGCGCGATCGGCCGCAGTCACCTGGACTGGAACGCCGCCCGGATCTCGTATCTCGTCGTCTGCGTGCTCGGCGGGATGCTTCTTGAGGCGGCGCTGTTCACGGTGGTGGCCTGTGCCTCGCTGCGCTTTCCCGCCGCCGACTACTGGGGCCGCTGGCTGGAGGAACTGCTCGGCACCTTCGGCAGCTATCCGCTCAATGTGCTGCCGCGCGCGGTCGGCGGCTTCCTCACGTACGGGCTGCCGCTGGCGTTCGTCGCGTACTTCCCGGTCTCCGTGCTGACCGGTCACGGCGGCGACTCGGGGGTGCCGTACTGGCTGGCCGCCGGATCCCCGCTGCTGGGTGTGGCCGCCTACCTCGGTTCCCGCCTGCTGTGGCGCTGGGGCCTTCGCCACTACGCGGGGGTCAATGGCTGA
- a CDS encoding carbohydrate ABC transporter permease has protein sequence MSTTTKLDLARPAPAKASKARPRRGLRGSPTFNFWLFTGPFLIGLVIFVYVPIGWSIWLSFFEARFTVTPSKFIGFDNYRFMLDNGNFTGALLTFTVFAAFIVPTTWALSLGLAMLVNRLRFMRAFFRSVFFLPTACSYVAASLIWKMSIFNGVRFGLANTVIGWFGVENVAWLANPDPPWYWLVIVSARLWLQSGFYMILFLAALQNIPQELYEAAAIDGAKPGWQTFRHITLPQLRATSTAVILLLLVAAYQAFDEFFNLLAKTTWGRPPLVELYYMALGQNQDYGAGSAGAVMLTMLIVIVTLFQGKIMGFGKGDESK, from the coding sequence ATGTCGACGACCACCAAGCTCGACCTCGCGCGCCCCGCCCCTGCCAAGGCCTCCAAGGCCCGGCCGCGGCGGGGTCTGCGGGGCAGCCCCACCTTCAACTTCTGGCTCTTCACCGGCCCGTTCCTCATCGGTCTGGTGATCTTCGTCTACGTTCCCATCGGCTGGAGCATCTGGCTCAGCTTCTTCGAGGCGCGCTTCACCGTCACGCCGAGCAAGTTCATCGGTTTCGACAACTACCGGTTCATGCTGGACAACGGCAACTTCACCGGTGCGCTCCTCACCTTCACCGTCTTCGCCGCGTTCATCGTGCCGACCACCTGGGCGCTGTCGCTGGGTCTGGCGATGCTGGTGAACCGGCTGCGGTTCATGCGGGCGTTCTTCCGCTCGGTGTTCTTCCTGCCGACCGCGTGCAGCTATGTCGCCGCCTCGCTGATCTGGAAGATGTCCATCTTCAACGGCGTCCGCTTCGGTCTGGCGAACACCGTCATCGGCTGGTTCGGCGTGGAGAACGTCGCCTGGCTCGCCAACCCCGACCCGCCGTGGTACTGGCTGGTCATCGTCAGCGCCCGCCTGTGGCTGCAGTCCGGCTTCTACATGATCCTGTTCCTGGCCGCGCTGCAGAACATCCCGCAGGAGCTCTACGAGGCCGCCGCGATCGACGGTGCCAAGCCGGGCTGGCAGACCTTCCGCCACATCACGCTGCCGCAGCTGCGGGCCACCTCGACGGCCGTGATCCTGCTGCTGCTCGTGGCCGCGTACCAGGCCTTCGACGAGTTCTTCAACCTCCTGGCGAAGACGACCTGGGGCCGCCCACCGCTCGTCGAGCTGTACTACATGGCCCTCGGCCAGAACCAGGACTACGGCGCGGGCAGCGCGGGCGCGGTCATGCTGACCATGCTGATCGTCATCGTGACCCTGTTCCAGGGCAAGATCATGGGCTTCGGAAAGGGGGACGAGTCGAAGTGA
- a CDS encoding glycoside hydrolase family 2 TIM barrel-domain containing protein, with protein sequence MSFRTTATDYVEDVSPGSGALPPRAWYASSDATSLSLNGSWRFRLSATVDAEDDSFAAEGYDAGDWAEVSVPGHWVLQGHGSPIYTNHLYPFPVDPPRVPTENPTGDHVRTFDLPSEWPSDGGAVLRFDGVESCARVWLNGTDIGEFKGSRLPHEFAVGHLLKPSGNVLAVRVHQWSAGSYLEDQDQWWLPGIFRDVTLLHRPAGSALDFFVHASYDHLAGEGTLRVDSDVDGRVLVPALDIDVATGEPVTVPARPWTAETPRLYDGELVTQGERVPLRIGFRTVALEDGLIKVNGRAILFKGVNRHEWHPEKGRALDLETMREDVLLMKRHNINAVRTSHYPPHPAFLDLCDEYGLWVIDECDLETHGFTEQAWRDNPVDDDRWTPALLDRTARMVERDKNHPSVVIWSLGNEAGTGRGLTAMAEWIRGRDTSRLIHYEGDIDCRDTDMYSRMYADHAEVERIGRGLDGGGLKRRELPFILCEFGHAMGNGPGGIADYQHLFEAYDRVQGGFIWEWIDHGIKDERYTFAYGGDFGEELHDGNFVCDGLVFPDRTPSPGLVEYKKVIEPVRIDGDGPAGTVRVQNAYDFADLAGLAFEWSYQVDGETVETGALSVPALTPGESAEVKLPAPPVDGRGAETQWTVRAVLAADTAWGPRGHQVAWVQLPLNDGALTQVARSDGPVPGEQVITLGPAAFDARTGALRTIGGVDVTGLRLDVWRAPTDNDNGAPWQPDARYGLLWRKLGLHRMRHRLDAVELGDDALTVRTRVAPAAWEVGLRTVYRWTSDGTRLLLTVSVSPEGDWTLPLPRLGIRLGLASSADRVKWFGGGPGEGYPDTKSASMVGRWESTVDELQTPYVRPQENGARADVRWAEIGGLRVEGDPCFWFTARRWTTEQLDAAEHLTDLAPGDTVWVNLDHGQQGIGSQSCGPGALPQYQLRAAPAEFSFVFSEIHD encoded by the coding sequence ATGTCTTTCCGCACCACCGCCACTGACTATGTCGAGGACGTCTCGCCGGGCAGCGGTGCACTGCCGCCGCGCGCCTGGTACGCGTCCTCGGATGCCACGTCCTTGTCGCTGAACGGCAGTTGGCGCTTCCGTCTCTCGGCGACCGTCGACGCCGAGGACGACTCCTTCGCCGCGGAGGGGTACGACGCCGGGGACTGGGCGGAGGTCTCCGTCCCCGGCCACTGGGTCCTCCAGGGACACGGCTCACCGATCTACACCAACCACCTCTACCCCTTCCCGGTCGACCCGCCGCGCGTGCCGACCGAGAACCCGACGGGTGACCATGTGCGCACCTTCGACCTGCCGTCCGAGTGGCCCTCGGACGGCGGTGCGGTGCTGCGTTTCGACGGCGTCGAGTCCTGTGCCCGGGTCTGGCTGAACGGCACGGACATCGGCGAGTTCAAGGGTTCCCGGCTGCCGCACGAGTTCGCGGTCGGGCACCTGCTGAAGCCCAGCGGCAATGTGCTCGCGGTCCGGGTGCACCAGTGGTCGGCGGGCTCGTACCTGGAGGACCAAGACCAGTGGTGGCTGCCCGGCATCTTCCGGGACGTCACCCTGCTGCACCGTCCGGCGGGCAGCGCGCTCGATTTCTTCGTGCACGCCTCCTACGACCACCTCGCCGGTGAGGGCACGCTGCGCGTCGACTCCGACGTCGACGGGCGGGTCCTCGTGCCCGCCCTGGACATCGATGTCGCGACCGGCGAGCCGGTGACGGTGCCGGCGCGGCCCTGGACGGCCGAGACGCCCCGTCTGTACGACGGCGAACTGGTCACCCAGGGCGAGCGCGTCCCGTTGCGGATCGGCTTCCGCACGGTCGCGCTCGAAGACGGTCTGATCAAGGTCAACGGCAGGGCGATCCTCTTCAAGGGCGTCAACCGGCACGAGTGGCACCCGGAGAAGGGCCGCGCCCTCGACCTGGAGACCATGCGCGAGGACGTGCTGCTGATGAAGCGGCACAACATCAACGCCGTCCGCACCTCGCACTACCCGCCGCACCCCGCCTTCCTCGACCTGTGCGACGAGTACGGTCTGTGGGTCATCGACGAGTGCGACCTGGAGACCCACGGCTTCACCGAACAGGCGTGGCGGGACAACCCCGTCGACGACGACCGCTGGACCCCGGCGCTGCTCGACCGCACCGCCCGGATGGTCGAGCGCGACAAGAACCACCCGTCCGTCGTGATCTGGTCGCTCGGCAACGAGGCCGGCACCGGGCGCGGGCTCACCGCCATGGCCGAGTGGATCCGCGGCCGGGACACCTCGCGGCTCATCCACTACGAGGGTGACATCGACTGCCGTGACACGGACATGTACTCACGGATGTACGCCGACCACGCCGAGGTCGAGCGCATCGGCCGGGGCCTGGACGGCGGGGGGCTGAAGCGGCGCGAACTCCCCTTCATCCTCTGCGAGTTCGGGCACGCCATGGGCAACGGCCCGGGCGGCATCGCCGACTACCAGCACCTCTTCGAGGCGTACGACCGCGTCCAGGGCGGCTTCATCTGGGAGTGGATCGACCACGGCATCAAGGACGAGCGGTACACCTTCGCGTACGGCGGTGACTTCGGCGAGGAACTGCACGACGGGAACTTCGTCTGCGACGGACTGGTCTTCCCGGACCGGACGCCGTCGCCGGGGCTCGTCGAGTACAAGAAGGTGATCGAGCCGGTCCGCATCGACGGCGACGGGCCGGCCGGAACCGTGCGGGTCCAGAACGCCTACGACTTCGCCGACCTCGCCGGCCTCGCCTTCGAGTGGTCGTACCAGGTCGACGGCGAGACGGTCGAGACGGGCGCCCTGTCGGTACCCGCGCTCACCCCGGGCGAGTCCGCGGAGGTGAAGCTGCCGGCGCCGCCCGTGGACGGGCGGGGGGCCGAGACGCAGTGGACGGTACGGGCCGTACTCGCGGCCGACACCGCGTGGGGCCCGCGGGGTCATCAGGTCGCCTGGGTCCAACTGCCGCTGAATGACGGTGCGTTGACGCAGGTCGCCCGGTCCGACGGTCCGGTGCCCGGCGAGCAGGTCATCACGCTCGGCCCGGCCGCCTTCGACGCCCGCACCGGTGCGCTGAGGACGATCGGCGGGGTCGACGTCACCGGACTCCGCCTGGATGTGTGGCGGGCGCCGACCGACAACGACAACGGCGCGCCCTGGCAGCCGGACGCCCGCTACGGCCTGCTCTGGCGCAAGCTGGGCCTGCACCGGATGCGGCACCGGCTCGACGCGGTGGAACTGGGCGACGACGCCTTGACCGTACGCACCCGGGTGGCGCCCGCCGCCTGGGAGGTGGGCCTGCGCACGGTGTACCGGTGGACGTCCGACGGGACGCGGCTGCTGCTGACGGTGTCCGTGTCACCCGAGGGTGACTGGACGCTGCCGCTGCCGCGGCTCGGGATCCGGCTGGGGCTGGCGAGCTCGGCGGACCGGGTGAAGTGGTTCGGCGGCGGTCCCGGCGAGGGGTATCCGGACACCAAGTCCGCTTCCATGGTGGGGCGTTGGGAGTCGACGGTCGACGAGCTGCAGACGCCCTACGTCCGCCCTCAGGAGAACGGCGCGCGGGCGGACGTCCGCTGGGCGGAAATCGGTGGACTGCGTGTCGAGGGTGATCCATGCTTCTGGTTCACCGCGCGCCGCTGGACGACGGAGCAGCTCGACGCCGCCGAGCATCTGACGGATCTGGCGCCGGGCGACACGGTCTGGGTCAACCTCGACCACGGCCAGCAGGGCATCGGTTCACAGTCGTGCGGCCCCGGTGCGCTGCCTCAGTACCAACTGCGAGCCGCTCCCGCGGAGTTCTCGTTCGTCTTCTCGGAGATCCATGACTGA
- a CDS encoding calcium-binding protein, whose protein sequence is MSTLTYRHPYRARVGRVASALAAALALVIVLPGGAVAAPGDLDPSFGSGGKLTIDRGYFEEGQDAALQPDGKIVTVGTDQQAGWLTPDFSVTRHNADGSADTSFGDAGETVTDFGGGTDQAQAVALQPDGKIVVVGRTEVLPEGEGGCCWFTVARYTAGGSLDTTFSGDGWVRADFGDNGSSDAQAVAVQPDGRIVAAGQTGGRFAVVRYDTDGNLDTSFGGTGKVVTPFDQGALGNDMALQPDGRIVVAGYTGSTAFDFALVRYNTDGGLDTTFGTGGRVITDFGDYDVAQSLGVQPDGRIVAAGYSGGDFALARYTTSGGLDATFGTGGKTTTDLGGSADRANDMALQSDGRIVAAGIRNTDFAVARYNTDGTVDTGFGTGGRAVTDFGYYDEARSVAVQSDGRILTFGNTGDDRAMVRYLGGNGTPPPPDLSVAKSGTATVGIGDRATYTVTVTNNSTTTAATGVALTDTLTGPAATVISATPGQGTCTTTATGANCSLGTLAAGAHTTVTVVVEPRATGTLTDRGTVTATQTDPIPGNNSATATTTVNNSHGCTIIGTSGNDTLNGTYGNDVICALGGDDTVNASFGNDTVYGGYGNDRLDGSYSDDTLNGGPGNDNLIGNYGNDKLNTVDSVSGNDTANGGLGTDTCTTDTGDTRISCP, encoded by the coding sequence ATGTCCACCCTCACTTACCGGCATCCGTATCGCGCGCGCGTGGGGCGGGTCGCGTCGGCCCTCGCCGCGGCGCTGGCGCTCGTCATCGTCCTGCCCGGTGGGGCGGTCGCCGCGCCCGGCGATCTCGACCCCTCCTTCGGCAGTGGCGGCAAGCTCACCATCGACCGTGGCTACTTCGAGGAGGGGCAGGACGCGGCCCTCCAGCCCGACGGCAAGATCGTCACCGTCGGCACCGACCAGCAGGCCGGGTGGCTGACGCCCGACTTCTCCGTGACACGGCACAACGCCGACGGCAGTGCGGACACCTCGTTCGGCGACGCCGGCGAGACGGTCACCGACTTCGGCGGTGGCACGGACCAGGCGCAGGCCGTCGCGCTCCAGCCCGACGGAAAGATCGTCGTGGTCGGCCGCACCGAGGTGCTGCCGGAAGGCGAAGGAGGCTGCTGCTGGTTCACGGTGGCCCGTTACACGGCGGGCGGCAGCCTGGACACCACCTTCAGCGGCGACGGCTGGGTCCGCGCCGACTTCGGCGACAACGGCTCCTCGGACGCCCAGGCGGTCGCGGTGCAGCCCGACGGAAGGATTGTCGCCGCGGGCCAGACCGGCGGCCGGTTCGCGGTGGTCCGCTACGACACCGACGGCAACCTCGACACGAGCTTCGGCGGCACCGGCAAGGTCGTCACCCCCTTCGACCAGGGCGCGCTCGGAAACGACATGGCGCTCCAGCCGGACGGCCGGATCGTGGTCGCGGGCTACACCGGGAGCACCGCCTTCGACTTCGCGCTCGTCCGCTACAACACCGACGGCGGCCTGGACACCACCTTCGGCACGGGCGGCCGCGTGATCACCGACTTCGGCGACTACGACGTGGCACAGAGCCTCGGTGTCCAGCCGGACGGCCGGATCGTCGCCGCCGGATACAGCGGCGGCGACTTCGCACTGGCCCGGTACACCACCAGCGGCGGCCTGGACGCCACCTTCGGCACGGGCGGCAAGACCACCACCGACCTCGGCGGCAGCGCCGACCGGGCGAACGACATGGCACTCCAGTCCGACGGCCGGATCGTCGCCGCGGGCATCAGGAACACCGACTTCGCGGTGGCCCGCTACAACACCGACGGCACTGTGGACACCGGTTTCGGCACGGGCGGCCGTGCGGTCACCGACTTCGGCTACTACGACGAGGCGCGTTCCGTGGCCGTACAGTCCGACGGCCGGATCCTCACCTTCGGCAACACCGGTGACGACCGCGCCATGGTCCGCTACCTGGGCGGCAATGGCACCCCGCCGCCCCCGGACCTGTCGGTCGCCAAGTCCGGTACGGCCACGGTCGGCATCGGTGACCGGGCCACCTACACCGTGACCGTCACCAACAACAGCACCACGACCGCCGCCACCGGCGTCGCCCTCACGGACACGCTCACCGGCCCCGCCGCCACGGTTATCTCGGCCACGCCCGGCCAGGGCACCTGCACCACCACCGCCACCGGCGCGAACTGCTCCCTGGGCACGCTCGCCGCCGGCGCCCACACCACGGTGACCGTCGTCGTCGAACCCCGCGCCACCGGCACCCTCACCGACCGGGGCACGGTCACCGCCACCCAGACCGACCCCATCCCGGGCAACAACAGCGCCACGGCGACCACCACCGTCAACAACAGCCACGGCTGCACCATCATCGGCACCAGCGGCAACGACACCCTCAACGGCACCTACGGCAACGACGTGATCTGCGCCCTCGGCGGCGACGACACGGTCAACGCGAGCTTCGGCAACGACACGGTGTACGGCGGCTACGGCAACGACCGCCTCGACGGCAGCTACAGCGACGACACGCTGAACGGCGGCCCCGGCAACGACAACCTGATCGGCAACTACGGCAACGACAAGCTCAACACCGTCGACAGCGTCTCCGGCAACGACACCGCCAACGGGGGCCTAGGCACGGACACGTGCACGACGGACACGGGGGACACACGGATCAGCTGCCCCTAG